One genomic window of Thalassoroseus pseudoceratinae includes the following:
- a CDS encoding NAD(P)/FAD-dependent oxidoreductase: MPLKVTNLRLPVEATESTLTDHIADRLGMPVSDLGRWTILRKSLDARSRHDLEFVYSTAVELADSSISLSRFEHLDGVMPYKAVPFNDPDPGPESMDDRPVIVGTGPAGLLAGYYLAKRGYRPLLLERGEPVKERVPAIRRFDRGGEFENENNYLFGEGGAGCFSDGKLTCRITGPDVDWVLDRFVECGGRESLVYENRAHLGSNKLPMICRNFRRKIEAFGGEYRFGCRMESLLIEDGQVVGVGTSSGEIRTKHVILAIGHSARDTYEMLHQVGVPMERKPFQLGLRIEQPQEIVNQHKYGREEYQEILGAADYTLVAKGQRDLYTFCMCAGGIVIPSVSEPNMFCTNGMSNSRHDTPYANSGLVVTLEPSDFGSDHPLAGVEVQRKFEAMAYRIGRGDYLCPIQSAQDFIAGKSPTSNFQPKSSYERGLVPTNLNEVLPDVISTAIRKGLPVMDRKWRGDFLRGANLVGPEMRGSSPVRIDRDRQTRECPGIGGLYPIGEGAGYAGGIVTAAVDGLRTARELVARFQPVETPA, translated from the coding sequence ATGCCGTTGAAAGTGACCAATTTGCGGTTGCCCGTCGAGGCAACCGAATCCACGTTGACCGATCATATCGCCGACCGTCTCGGAATGCCGGTGTCGGACTTGGGCCGCTGGACGATTCTGCGGAAAAGTCTCGATGCCCGGTCCCGTCACGATTTGGAATTCGTGTATTCGACCGCCGTCGAACTGGCCGATTCCTCGATTTCCCTCAGCCGTTTCGAACATCTCGACGGCGTGATGCCCTACAAGGCAGTGCCGTTCAACGACCCTGATCCCGGACCGGAGTCAATGGACGATCGTCCTGTGATTGTCGGCACGGGACCGGCGGGACTGCTAGCCGGTTACTATTTGGCGAAGCGGGGATATCGTCCGTTGCTCTTGGAGCGTGGTGAACCCGTCAAGGAGCGGGTGCCGGCGATTCGGCGGTTCGATCGCGGTGGTGAATTCGAAAACGAGAATAACTACCTATTCGGTGAAGGCGGTGCGGGGTGCTTTAGCGACGGCAAACTGACCTGCCGTATCACTGGGCCGGATGTCGATTGGGTGCTCGATCGGTTTGTCGAGTGCGGCGGTCGGGAGTCGTTGGTCTACGAAAACCGTGCCCATCTCGGCAGCAACAAACTTCCGATGATCTGCCGCAATTTTCGGCGGAAGATCGAAGCGTTCGGCGGGGAATACCGGTTTGGTTGCCGGATGGAATCGCTACTCATCGAAGACGGCCAAGTGGTGGGGGTGGGCACGTCATCCGGGGAGATTCGCACGAAGCACGTCATTCTGGCCATCGGACACAGTGCTCGCGATACTTACGAAATGTTGCATCAAGTGGGCGTTCCCATGGAGCGGAAACCGTTTCAACTTGGTCTGCGGATCGAACAACCACAGGAAATCGTCAATCAACACAAATACGGCCGCGAGGAGTATCAGGAAATCCTCGGGGCGGCGGATTACACGTTAGTCGCCAAGGGCCAACGGGATTTGTACACGTTCTGTATGTGTGCCGGTGGAATCGTGATTCCCAGCGTTAGTGAACCGAACATGTTCTGCACCAACGGGATGAGTAACAGCCGTCACGATACGCCGTACGCGAACAGCGGTTTGGTGGTGACGTTGGAGCCCAGCGATTTCGGCAGCGACCACCCACTCGCGGGAGTCGAAGTACAACGGAAGTTCGAGGCGATGGCGTACCGAATCGGACGGGGCGATTATCTCTGTCCGATTCAATCCGCTCAGGATTTCATCGCAGGCAAGAGCCCGACTTCGAACTTTCAACCCAAGTCATCTTATGAACGTGGATTGGTTCCGACGAATCTCAACGAGGTCCTGCCGGACGTGATTTCCACCGCGATCCGCAAGGGATTGCCGGTGATGGATCGCAAATGGCGGGGCGATTTTCTGCGAGGGGCGAATCTCGTTGGACCGGAAATGCGGGGAAGTTCGCCGGTGCGAATCGATCGGGACCGCCAAACCCGCGAATGTCCCG
- a CDS encoding ABC transporter ATP-binding protein, which produces MASVTFENLSKTFTGQTPAVNDVSLEIADGEFLVLVGPSGCGKSTLLRMIAGLETPSAGTIRIGDRIVNDVPPKDRNLAMVFQNYALYPHMSVRQNLGFGLKLQKVPKTEIRSRTDDVAKLLQITDLLDRKPGQISGGQRQRVAVGRAIMRQPAVFLFDEPLSNLDASLRGEMRRELAALHRRLQTTMIYVTHDQVEAMTLGDRIVVMKGGIVQQVGPPLALYHHPVNRFVAGFLGSPPMNLIEGTLDSKADTPTFRFGSQSVPIPESVATTLNHTDAPLTLGVRPEHLRLQPNASTNNVVRMAGVVEEIQPLGSESLVHVLIENQSWIAKVPSTDLTIGASTNCEVSADHITWFDTSGIALPNR; this is translated from the coding sequence ATGGCTTCGGTAACATTCGAGAATCTCTCCAAAACTTTTACGGGCCAGACGCCCGCCGTCAACGATGTTTCGCTGGAAATCGCCGATGGTGAGTTTTTAGTGCTCGTCGGACCGAGCGGATGCGGGAAATCCACGTTGTTGCGGATGATCGCCGGATTGGAAACGCCATCCGCCGGAACAATTCGAATTGGCGATCGCATCGTCAATGATGTTCCGCCCAAGGATCGCAACTTGGCGATGGTCTTTCAAAACTACGCATTGTATCCCCACATGAGCGTTCGGCAGAATCTGGGCTTCGGTTTGAAACTCCAGAAAGTCCCCAAAACCGAAATTCGCTCGCGGACCGATGACGTCGCGAAGCTGCTGCAAATCACAGATCTCCTCGACCGCAAACCCGGTCAAATCTCTGGCGGACAACGGCAACGGGTCGCGGTTGGACGAGCGATCATGCGACAACCGGCAGTGTTCCTGTTTGATGAACCACTTTCGAATCTCGATGCAAGCTTGCGTGGGGAGATGCGGCGGGAATTGGCAGCACTCCATCGGCGTTTGCAGACCACGATGATTTACGTCACGCACGACCAAGTCGAAGCGATGACGCTGGGCGATCGGATCGTGGTGATGAAAGGCGGTATCGTACAGCAGGTCGGTCCGCCGTTGGCACTTTACCATCATCCAGTGAACCGATTCGTCGCAGGTTTCCTCGGTTCACCGCCAATGAATCTGATTGAAGGCACTTTGGATTCGAAAGCGGACACGCCCACCTTCCGTTTCGGTTCGCAGTCGGTCCCGATTCCCGAATCGGTGGCCACAACCCTCAATCACACGGACGCACCCCTCACACTGGGCGTGCGGCCCGAACATCTCCGACTACAGCCAAATGCTAGTACAAATAACGTTGTCCGAATGGCCGGTGTGGTCGAAGAAATCCAACCGCTCGGCAGCGAAAGCTTGGTTCATGTGCTGATTGAAAACCAATCATGGATCGCGAAAGTGCCTTCCACCGATTTGACGATCGGAGCATCGACAAATTGTGAAGTTTCGGCAGATCACATCACATGGTTCGACACCAGTGGCATCGCGTTGCCAAACCGGTGA
- a CDS encoding DUF1501 domain-containing protein, translating into MNPFSSQPLTRRGLLARSSSIPGMIGATAFLSQQSLSEAAASQAMGCHFAPRAKRVIHLFMNGGPFGGDLFDPKPELEKYAGERPAGADLTTERPTGGLLPSPFKFRNCGESGVPVSELLPKLSEHIDDICVLRSMHADNPNHGPALLQMNNGTILPTRPSMGAWFLYGLGTENQNLPGYVVLCPGRPVRFSILWNSAFLPSAHQGTYINHSKIKPSAMIPNLANPQWNHNTQRRQLDLLRQLDEEVQRQQGEDSQFDARVQSMETAFRMQTQATDAFDLNRETKSIRESYGQGHFANGCLLARRLVERGVRFVQVYYGNGQPWDTHSGHDDKVPNLCKSIDQPIAALLGDLKQRGLLDDTLVIWGGEFGRTPTSENGNGRDHNHHGFSMWLAGGGVRGGMTYGETDEFGFKAVENKMHVHDLHATVLHLLGLDHERLTYRHAGRDFRLTDVHGRVVQEILA; encoded by the coding sequence ATGAATCCGTTCTCTTCACAACCGCTGACACGTCGCGGGTTGCTCGCACGTTCGAGCAGCATTCCCGGCATGATCGGGGCGACGGCGTTTTTGTCGCAACAAAGTTTGAGCGAGGCCGCCGCGTCACAGGCCATGGGATGTCATTTCGCGCCACGTGCCAAACGCGTGATTCACCTTTTCATGAACGGTGGACCATTCGGCGGCGACTTGTTCGACCCCAAACCGGAACTCGAAAAGTACGCCGGTGAACGCCCTGCCGGTGCAGATCTCACAACCGAACGCCCGACCGGTGGCTTGTTGCCTTCGCCGTTCAAGTTTCGCAATTGTGGTGAAAGCGGTGTGCCGGTCAGCGAGTTGCTGCCTAAGTTGAGCGAACACATCGACGACATCTGCGTCTTGCGATCCATGCACGCCGACAACCCCAACCACGGACCGGCACTGCTGCAAATGAACAACGGCACCATTCTGCCGACTCGTCCAAGTATGGGAGCGTGGTTTCTGTATGGCCTCGGAACGGAGAACCAGAATCTGCCTGGTTATGTCGTGTTGTGTCCCGGTCGACCGGTGCGGTTTTCGATTCTGTGGAACAGTGCGTTCCTGCCGTCAGCGCATCAGGGAACGTACATCAATCACTCGAAGATCAAGCCATCGGCGATGATTCCCAACCTGGCGAATCCGCAGTGGAATCACAACACGCAACGACGCCAACTGGATCTACTTCGCCAACTTGATGAGGAAGTCCAACGACAACAAGGGGAAGATTCCCAGTTCGATGCCCGTGTGCAGTCCATGGAAACCGCGTTCCGGATGCAAACCCAAGCCACGGATGCCTTCGATCTCAACCGCGAAACCAAGTCCATTCGGGAAAGTTATGGGCAAGGTCATTTCGCGAACGGCTGTTTGCTGGCTCGGCGGTTGGTGGAACGCGGTGTGCGGTTCGTGCAGGTGTATTACGGGAACGGTCAACCGTGGGACACACACTCCGGACACGACGACAAAGTGCCAAACCTGTGCAAATCGATCGACCAACCGATCGCGGCACTCCTTGGTGATTTGAAACAACGAGGATTGCTCGACGATACGCTTGTGATTTGGGGCGGTGAATTTGGTCGTACGCCGACTTCGGAGAACGGCAACGGACGCGACCATAATCATCACGGTTTCAGCATGTGGCTCGCCGGTGGTGGTGTTCGTGGCGGGATGACCTACGGCGAAACCGACGAATTCGGGTTCAAAGCCGTCGAAAACAAAATGCACGTGCACGATCTCCACGCGACCGTTCTACATCTGCTTGGTCTCGATCACGAACGTCTTACCTACCGACACGCCGGGCGAGACTTCCGTTTGACCGATGTTCACGGTCGCGTCGTCCAAGAGATTCTTGCATAG
- a CDS encoding PSD1 and planctomycete cytochrome C domain-containing protein, translating to MTDRFRILLIGCGLLIPVANGSAEQPQTETASAEDIEFFEKTIRPLLAKHCYECHSQNSDPVFAGLKLDTAHDVFAGGDGGKIVTPGKPEESSLIEVISYAPGSEIQMPPEGKMPDQAIAAFTEWVRRGVPFPKDSTPVRPANEEIDFAAAKKFWSFQPVKTHPLPSVAAPDWPRQRIDHFVLAAMEREGLEPSPMANRATLLRRLTFDLTGLPPTPAEVDEFVNDPDPKAYEKQVNRLLDSPHFGERWGRVWLDMARYTDRTASWLDSTGDAYRYRDWVVQAMNDDVPYDEFVHRQLATDLMPTTGPEDMPALGFLGLSPNYWKELQLPSEIIKVIVADEWEERVDAVSRTFLGLTVACARCHDHKFDPITTKDYYALAGVFASCRFGERPLIDEKLFAPVREARKQVKSLETQLAKLKKQKPQPTEKIEELTKKIADLKATPHFDTPTTPGVVEESLYVERKGERPDSGSKLTYKPTPRDLHVFIRGNPNRLGELVPRRFLTVLSDETSQPFQTGSGRLDLARAITNDAQPLAARVIVNRMWHQHFGNGIVATPSNFGQSGDRPTHPELLDDLTARFIENGWSLKWLHREIVLSATYRQSSRSDRPQDELDPGNRWLSRMNRKRLEVEAWRDAMFAACGDLDLTIGGPSVALTDAKNDRRTIYTTIHRRDMSTTLLMHDFPDPTSHSPRRQTTTTPLQGLYTLNGPLLLDRAKTLATRLATDQPDDFTERIRLAYRLLYARDPSPEEIEIGLAFLTDSPNDAAWTQYAHVLLASNEFLFVN from the coding sequence ATGACTGATCGATTTCGGATTCTTCTGATCGGGTGTGGCTTGCTCATTCCGGTGGCCAATGGATCGGCTGAGCAACCGCAAACGGAGACCGCGTCGGCGGAAGACATCGAGTTCTTTGAAAAAACCATTCGCCCGCTGTTGGCGAAACACTGTTACGAATGCCATTCGCAAAATTCCGATCCGGTGTTCGCGGGGCTGAAGTTGGACACCGCTCACGATGTGTTCGCCGGCGGAGACGGTGGCAAGATCGTCACACCCGGCAAGCCGGAGGAGAGTTCACTCATCGAGGTGATCAGCTACGCTCCGGGTTCGGAAATTCAAATGCCGCCCGAGGGCAAAATGCCGGACCAAGCCATCGCGGCTTTTACAGAGTGGGTGCGTCGCGGAGTTCCGTTTCCGAAGGACTCCACCCCCGTCCGTCCGGCCAATGAAGAAATTGACTTCGCCGCGGCCAAGAAATTTTGGTCGTTTCAGCCGGTGAAAACACATCCTCTGCCCAGTGTTGCCGCACCGGATTGGCCACGACAGCGGATCGATCATTTCGTTCTTGCGGCGATGGAACGAGAGGGTTTGGAACCGTCGCCGATGGCGAACCGGGCCACGCTGTTGCGGCGGCTGACTTTCGATCTCACCGGACTTCCTCCCACTCCGGCGGAAGTGGATGAGTTCGTGAACGACCCCGATCCGAAAGCCTACGAGAAGCAAGTCAACCGTTTGCTCGACAGTCCGCATTTCGGCGAACGCTGGGGACGCGTGTGGTTGGACATGGCTCGCTACACCGACCGCACCGCCAGTTGGCTCGATTCCACCGGCGATGCGTATCGGTACCGCGATTGGGTTGTGCAAGCGATGAACGACGACGTTCCCTACGACGAATTCGTGCATCGACAACTCGCGACCGATCTGATGCCGACAACCGGACCAGAAGACATGCCGGCGCTCGGGTTTCTCGGACTCAGTCCGAATTATTGGAAGGAACTTCAACTTCCGTCGGAGATTATCAAAGTCATTGTGGCGGATGAATGGGAAGAACGCGTTGATGCCGTCTCGCGGACGTTTCTTGGCCTAACTGTCGCATGTGCCCGGTGTCATGATCACAAGTTCGATCCGATCACGACGAAAGATTACTACGCACTGGCCGGTGTCTTCGCCAGTTGTCGATTCGGCGAGCGACCGTTGATCGACGAAAAGTTGTTCGCCCCGGTTCGGGAGGCTCGCAAGCAAGTCAAGTCGCTCGAGACTCAGTTGGCCAAGCTAAAAAAACAGAAGCCACAACCGACAGAGAAAATCGAGGAACTCACCAAGAAGATCGCCGATCTCAAGGCCACACCGCACTTCGACACGCCTACAACTCCAGGCGTGGTGGAGGAATCGTTGTATGTGGAACGGAAGGGCGAACGACCGGACAGCGGTTCCAAGTTGACGTACAAACCGACCCCGCGTGATCTCCATGTCTTCATCCGCGGCAATCCGAATCGGCTTGGCGAATTGGTGCCCCGCCGGTTTCTTACGGTGCTTTCGGACGAAACATCGCAGCCCTTCCAAACCGGCAGCGGTCGGTTGGATTTGGCGCGGGCGATCACAAACGATGCCCAACCGTTGGCCGCACGGGTGATCGTGAATCGGATGTGGCATCAGCATTTTGGAAACGGTATCGTCGCCACACCGAGTAACTTCGGACAGTCCGGTGACCGACCGACGCATCCGGAATTGCTTGACGATTTGACCGCCCGGTTCATCGAAAATGGTTGGTCACTCAAGTGGTTGCACCGGGAAATTGTTTTGTCGGCAACCTATCGGCAATCCAGCCGCTCGGACCGACCGCAAGATGAACTCGATCCCGGCAACCGTTGGCTCTCACGCATGAACCGCAAGCGACTCGAAGTCGAAGCCTGGCGGGATGCCATGTTTGCGGCTTGTGGTGATTTGGATTTGACGATCGGCGGTCCATCCGTCGCATTGACCGATGCGAAAAACGATCGCCGCACGATTTACACCACGATTCATCGGCGGGATATGTCAACCACTCTGCTGATGCACGATTTCCCCGACCCTACGTCTCACAGTCCTCGACGGCAAACGACAACGACTCCGCTGCAAGGTCTGTATACGCTCAATGGTCCGTTGTTGCTCGATCGGGCGAAGACTTTGGCGACTCGTTTGGCGACCGACCAACCCGACGACTTCACCGAACGCATTCGCTTGGCGTATCGGTTGTTGTACGCTCGGGACCCCTCACCTGAGGAAATCGAAATCGGTCTGGCGTTCCTGACCGACTCCCCCAACGATGCCGCTTGGACACAATACGCCCACGTATTGTTGGCATCGAATGAATTCCTATTCGTGAATTGA
- a CDS encoding DUF1559 domain-containing protein, translating into MMGHRNAAGGTIRRGFTLIELLVVIAIIAILIALLLPAVQQAREAARRTQCKNNMKQLGLALHQYHDTYNKFPFSYMLGDDLNVSSFGVQILPFIEQGNLWNRWDSRVPAFNEASSAGFPAAAVDQNLEVIATPIDAFMCPSTPGEEVHDYSLPANAGGSGVPPFDLTWTAARSDYCAASGVRGVFGDLAYAGNQGGQRGGIFAEPNECAQFRDVTDGTSNTILLGERVGGNVVYRNGQIDPSLTSSLGPSQGGAWGDFLLGEHWPEGSLTDGTPGGGPCVINCTNMRSTGFMSFHPGGAQFLLADGSVKFLSENIDLATLAGLITRGKGEVLGDF; encoded by the coding sequence ATGATGGGGCATCGAAACGCGGCTGGCGGAACCATCCGCAGAGGATTTACGTTGATCGAACTCTTGGTGGTCATCGCGATCATCGCCATTCTGATTGCTCTCTTATTGCCAGCGGTGCAACAGGCGCGAGAGGCCGCCCGACGAACGCAGTGCAAGAACAACATGAAGCAACTCGGTCTGGCGTTGCATCAATATCACGACACCTACAACAAGTTCCCGTTTTCCTACATGCTAGGCGACGACTTAAACGTCTCGAGTTTCGGCGTGCAGATTCTTCCGTTCATTGAACAAGGCAACCTGTGGAATCGATGGGATTCCAGAGTCCCGGCATTTAATGAAGCATCGTCCGCGGGATTCCCGGCCGCCGCTGTCGATCAAAACCTTGAAGTTATTGCGACTCCGATTGACGCCTTCATGTGCCCCTCGACACCCGGCGAAGAAGTTCATGATTACTCATTGCCCGCTAATGCAGGCGGGTCCGGCGTGCCACCATTCGATTTGACGTGGACAGCCGCCCGTTCGGATTACTGTGCCGCAAGTGGTGTTCGCGGAGTCTTCGGTGACTTGGCCTATGCCGGAAACCAAGGCGGACAGCGTGGTGGAATTTTCGCCGAACCGAATGAGTGTGCGCAGTTCCGCGATGTGACCGATGGCACGTCCAACACCATTTTGCTCGGCGAACGAGTTGGTGGAAACGTTGTCTATCGAAACGGGCAAATCGACCCCTCACTCACAAGTTCGCTCGGCCCCTCTCAAGGTGGTGCCTGGGGAGACTTCCTCCTTGGCGAGCATTGGCCGGAAGGCTCTTTGACCGATGGCACACCCGGTGGTGGTCCTTGTGTCATCAATTGCACAAACATGCGAAGTACGGGCTTCATGAGTTTTCACCCCGGCGGTGCTCAGTTCTTGCTAGCCGACGGATCGGTTAAGTTCCTTTCCGAGAACATCGACTTGGCAACTCTCGCTGGCCTCATCACTCGTGGTAAAGGTGAAGTCCTCGGCGACTTCTAA
- a CDS encoding PhoPQ-activated pathogenicity-related family protein codes for MPIKLTRLSAFVVLLAIVGGVTGPDVAVAEDKNTTTALHTYVNAKDDSYKWNLVKSEKLPNGLGQLHTLNLVSQTWQGIVWNHVLAIFEPADLKFPEHGLLFVTGGRTGSELRDGDKAMGAELARLTGTRCMILLQVPNQPLFGDHYEDDLITETFLKYLDTHDATWPLLFPMVKSAVRAFDATAEFSKETSGHEVNKFVVTGASKRGWTSWLTGVVEPRVIGIAPMVIDTLNFAKQTRYQIKIWGKYSEQIKDYTSKGLVDLIEEEPQNPLFSWVDPYTYRKRLTLPKLLINGTNDPYWVVDALNNYWDDLQGEKFILYIPNAGHGLKGGREKVVRTVAAFTLHQMTQTPLPKLSWKFSQSGDKLKLTIESSSPAENVSLWTANSDDLDFRDDQWSSQAMKQTKSGAYQASTPLPAEDNIAAYGDLEFKIHGVPYSLCTQIRRTRANLALGQ; via the coding sequence ATGCCCATCAAATTGACCAGACTGTCGGCATTCGTCGTTTTACTTGCTATCGTTGGCGGCGTGACCGGTCCCGATGTCGCTGTAGCCGAGGATAAAAACACGACCACAGCGTTGCACACATACGTCAATGCGAAAGACGACAGCTACAAATGGAACTTGGTTAAGTCGGAAAAACTACCAAACGGTTTAGGCCAACTACATACCTTGAATCTCGTTTCGCAGACTTGGCAAGGAATTGTTTGGAATCACGTTCTTGCTATTTTCGAACCCGCCGATCTCAAGTTTCCTGAACACGGTTTGTTATTCGTGACGGGCGGCCGAACGGGAAGTGAACTGCGAGACGGTGATAAAGCCATGGGTGCCGAACTAGCACGCCTGACCGGCACGCGATGCATGATCTTGTTACAAGTGCCCAATCAACCATTGTTCGGTGATCACTACGAAGACGATCTCATCACCGAGACATTCTTGAAGTATCTCGACACTCACGATGCAACGTGGCCGTTGTTGTTCCCGATGGTCAAGAGTGCCGTCCGGGCGTTCGACGCGACGGCTGAATTTTCCAAGGAAACTAGTGGGCATGAGGTCAACAAGTTCGTCGTCACCGGTGCTTCGAAACGGGGTTGGACGTCTTGGCTAACGGGCGTAGTTGAGCCTCGTGTGATCGGGATTGCCCCCATGGTGATCGATACCCTGAACTTCGCAAAACAGACGCGGTATCAGATCAAAATCTGGGGGAAATATAGTGAGCAAATCAAGGACTACACAAGCAAAGGACTTGTCGATCTCATCGAAGAAGAACCGCAGAATCCGCTGTTTAGTTGGGTCGATCCCTACACCTATCGGAAGCGGCTTACCTTGCCAAAGTTATTGATCAACGGAACCAACGATCCCTATTGGGTTGTCGATGCACTCAACAACTATTGGGACGATCTGCAGGGTGAAAAGTTCATTCTCTATATTCCCAATGCGGGACACGGCCTCAAAGGCGGTCGCGAAAAAGTTGTGCGTACGGTTGCTGCGTTTACATTGCATCAGATGACACAAACGCCGCTACCGAAACTCAGCTGGAAATTCTCTCAATCCGGTGACAAACTCAAACTTACAATCGAAAGTTCGTCCCCAGCTGAGAATGTTTCTTTGTGGACAGCTAATTCTGATGACCTGGACTTCCGAGATGACCAATGGTCATCGCAAGCTATGAAGCAAACGAAATCTGGTGCATACCAGGCTTCGACTCCATTGCCCGCCGAAGACAACATTGCTGCCTACGGCGATCTTGAGTTCAAAATTCACGGCGTGCCTTACTCCCTTTGCACGCAAATCCGGCGAACTCGGGCGAACCTTGCTCTTGGGCAATAG
- a CDS encoding META domain-containing protein has product MKPLFSAILLMTTCVPATGCEENDAATAVSLNGKWTLQSLTLDGKKRPIDSSVAATLELKAGRALGDGGCNSFSGRVKTSKPNKIQFHELGWTEMACDDPALEKLDADYSKLLSRVTKFSKTSKQLVLADKAGKNQAVFVPYAPPKPLPLEGTNWTLETFETVSGKGDSATVTAIPVLENAPITLVIQSKRASGSTGCNQYQTQAKIEQKTMTFGPMITTRKACRPDVMDQEQRFTTAFGDISQFEILGDRLKLSNAEKTLTLHFVGKPADPEK; this is encoded by the coding sequence ATGAAACCCTTGTTTAGTGCGATTCTACTGATGACGACCTGTGTGCCAGCAACCGGATGCGAAGAAAACGATGCCGCCACAGCGGTTTCGTTGAACGGCAAATGGACTTTGCAATCACTGACTTTGGACGGGAAGAAACGTCCAATTGACTCATCAGTCGCGGCAACGCTGGAACTGAAAGCCGGCCGTGCTTTGGGAGATGGCGGATGCAATTCCTTCAGTGGTCGTGTGAAGACATCAAAGCCGAACAAAATTCAGTTCCATGAACTCGGTTGGACAGAGATGGCCTGTGATGATCCCGCACTCGAAAAACTCGATGCCGACTATTCCAAGCTGCTTTCAAGAGTTACTAAGTTCTCAAAAACATCAAAACAGCTCGTGTTGGCTGACAAGGCTGGCAAGAATCAAGCCGTCTTTGTGCCCTACGCGCCGCCCAAACCGTTGCCCCTCGAAGGCACAAATTGGACGCTAGAAACCTTTGAAACAGTCAGCGGCAAAGGTGACTCAGCGACCGTCACCGCGATTCCTGTCCTCGAAAACGCTCCGATTACGTTGGTGATTCAATCCAAGCGAGCCAGTGGATCGACGGGATGCAATCAATATCAGACGCAAGCCAAAATCGAGCAAAAGACGATGACATTCGGCCCTATGATCACCACAAGAAAAGCCTGTCGGCCGGACGTCATGGATCAGGAACAACGCTTCACGACGGCGTTTGGTGACATCTCCCAATTTGAGATTCTCGGCGATCGACTCAAGTTGTCCAACGCCGAGAAAACCCTCACTTTGCACTTCGTCGGCAAACCTGCTGATCCAGAGAAATAG
- a CDS encoding DUF1559 domain-containing protein: MPCPPDAHRPHRSGFTLIELLVVIAIIAILIALLLPAVQQAREAARRTQCKNNMKQIGLALHNYHGTHSAFPIGNRESTVKPNWRIGLLPYLEQKNAYDSMNHSTGNFRGYSYAYSGGNEVLETLVVPAFQCPSSPFPADNHAQMQYADSNGQLPDYVGIAGATPDPAGRTSVCSADNAVQGGTYCENGMLVVFRSKRLRDCIDGASNTMIVAEQSGQVDGEEKSNNPLGGWHGLATNTVNTTDGSNAWTPSLAISNLTYSSGYTGGLTTVRYPPNAYWLSGAPSPASSEHGFEVNTILNSFHPGGIQILLTDGSVRFIPESIDMDTLRRLSVRDDGQVITNEL, encoded by the coding sequence ATGCCGTGCCCGCCTGACGCACACCGTCCACACCGAAGTGGATTCACACTGATCGAACTCTTAGTGGTGATTGCGATTATCGCCATTCTGATCGCGTTGCTGCTCCCCGCTGTTCAACAGGCCCGTGAAGCTGCCCGGCGAACGCAGTGTAAGAACAATATGAAGCAGATCGGGCTGGCGTTGCACAACTATCATGGGACCCATTCGGCGTTTCCGATCGGCAATCGCGAGAGCACAGTCAAACCCAACTGGCGAATCGGGTTGCTGCCCTATCTGGAACAGAAAAACGCGTACGATTCGATGAACCACTCCACCGGCAACTTCCGGGGGTACTCGTATGCGTACTCTGGTGGAAACGAAGTTCTGGAAACGCTTGTCGTTCCCGCGTTTCAGTGCCCGTCCAGCCCGTTCCCGGCGGACAACCACGCTCAAATGCAGTACGCCGACAGCAACGGCCAACTACCGGATTACGTGGGTATTGCCGGTGCAACACCGGATCCCGCCGGCCGCACCTCAGTTTGTTCCGCCGACAACGCCGTCCAAGGTGGAACGTACTGTGAGAACGGCATGCTCGTCGTCTTCCGCAGCAAGCGACTTCGGGACTGCATCGACGGCGCATCCAACACGATGATCGTCGCCGAACAATCCGGGCAAGTCGATGGTGAAGAAAAGAGCAACAATCCACTTGGTGGTTGGCACGGGTTGGCGACCAACACCGTCAACACGACCGATGGTTCCAACGCCTGGACACCCAGCTTGGCAATTTCCAATCTCACCTACAGCAGCGGCTACACCGGCGGTCTGACCACCGTTCGGTATCCGCCAAACGCCTACTGGTTGAGCGGTGCCCCATCACCGGCATCGAGTGAACACGGCTTTGAAGTCAACACGATTTTGAATTCGTTCCACCCCGGTGGGATTCAGATTCTCCTGACCGATGGTTCGGTTCGCTTCATTCCTGAGAGTATCGACATGGATACCCTCCGGAGGCTTTCGGTGCGGGACGATGGCCAAGTCATCACGAACGAGCTGTAA